The window TCTCGATTCTCTCGGGCGCACACGATACGCTCGTCCCGAAAATCATCGACGGCCTCAAAGAGTACGACGCCTTCGAGGATACGCTCATTCTCGTCGGCGGTGTCGTTCCCGACGACGACAAGGAGGAACTCAAGGAACTCGGCGTCGCGGAGGTGTTCGGTCCGGGCACGCCAATGGAAGAGACTATTCAGTTCGTCCGTGAAAACGCGCCCGAACGATGAGCGCGAAGCACGCCGATTTGCTTGCCGACCTCCTCGACGGAAAACACCGGGCCCTGGCCCGCGTCATTACGAAAATCGAGAACCGCGACCCGGGCTACCGTGACCTCGTCTCGGAACTTCACGACCACACCGGCCACGCCGACGTTATCGGCATTACTGGCAGCCC of the Haladaptatus caseinilyticus genome contains:
- a CDS encoding cobalamin B12-binding domain-containing protein — encoded protein: MSTDQESQSVRCLVAKVGLDGHDRGAHVIARAFRDAGFEVIYSGLHNAPDEIVQAAVQEDVNVLGISILSGAHDTLVPKIIDGLKEYDAFEDTLILVGGVVPDDDKEELKELGVAEVFGPGTPMEETIQFVRENAPER